ATTAGCTAACATAAATCAAATCGCATTTGCCATTATCGAACCATTTTTGTATTAAGGCCCAGCAACAGTTTCAATGGAGACCAAGCAAATCAATGAATTGGAACGGCTTTTGGAGGAATATCGTGGATTAGGCTCAAAAGTCGATACCACGCCGAAGGCTAACCAAGAAATTGTCACCAAATTGAAccaggaaaaagaacaattgaCAAAGGAAGTTGCTGAATTGAACCAGACAATCAAACATTTAAAGGCTCAATTAGAGGTCGCCGAGTCGAAGGTACCAAATGCGTATGTTGTACCGATGCCAATCTTTCGAGGTTCTGTTCTCAATTAATTAGGGGATAGCTTCCGACATCCGAGTCCTCCACTTCACCGACAATCCGCTGGATAATGTTCGGCGCAAAACATTAGAGCAGCTTTCTCAgttagaaaaagagaacgaatCACTACGAGAGAGGGTTCGCTTGATGGAAGCAGGTTAGACCAAAAATCTTACTCTTTTGGTTGGAGATCACTTTGAACAAGGATGTACTCCCGAACGTCTCGGAGGTAATCATTGTAGCTTTCAACTAGGTTCTAAATATCTacaaaaacttttttaaacagaTCTAGAAGAAAAACTCAAATCGAGTGGAATGAAGAATCAACGAGTGGAAGAAGTGTTCCGAAAATACTGCTCTGAATTCCGCCGAGGAATATTTGAACTTTTCGGTTATCAGGTGGATAATGACGAATGCGGCAATTTTAAACTCACATCTGTGTTTTCCGAGTGCGGATTATCTCTCTTTTAAAGTAATTTCGCCActacaatttttaatttatcaaaattcttatttcttttctttattccttaTTAGTACGTTGGTGACGGCCTGATGGTTATGGATAGTCCATATCTTCATACCATTGATGATTTAGTTCCGCTTCACATCAATAACCAAAAGTTCATCCCCGTCTTCTTGTCTGCCCTCACAGTTGAGCTTTACCCTCGTCAGTCTATTAACTCATCCGCCTATCCATCAGTCTTGGTTACTCCAAGCTGAACTTAAAATTGGTaactatatattttttaaaaaggtcgTGGATGTGaaataaattgattttccTTATAAATTAATTTCACGTCTTGCAGCTGGATCAACGCGTCGAAGATCGTCGTCGGAAGAGCAAGGACATTAGTTACGCATCTTCTCCATCCTATGACGGCAGTCAGCCATTGATCCCTTCCAGCAACATCAGCAGCGGTAAGgagaatttctcatttttctttcattttgtatggggaagagaaaaaaaaaacaaacaaagaaaaagccaagTTTTAACGTTCTGTTGTCGTGCAACGTGGCTGTGTATGTTGTGATGCACGCTTTTCGGCTTAGATAAAAATGGcggatttttccatgtttgtattgttctctttgtaaaaaattcaaaaattcctgttttctttttttgtgtttcacaaACACACAGCGTTGTCTGAACTCTATTTTGTGCTGCGGCAATTGTTTATTTCGACGCTAAATGCGTCATTGCCACCACAGGCAACTGGCAAGtcgggaaaacgaaaaaggaaaaaaaaaagaagtcggtTCTGTCAAAAGAACACCTGGGAGGAAAATTATGGATTTCGATGTACAACCGATGGGGTGATAGAAAAACCTCCGGCAgagaaaaaaacggggaatCGGGTACCTTAGGTATTGGTATTCGGAAAGGCAAGTGGCCTGGGTCTTGGCTTCGATGTTTTGAGCCAGTGAATggtcaggaaacaaaaacgaggcttgctttttttttccaagtccaAACCGTATTCCTAAATTCACTATTAGTAATAGTAGTATCCAAATATGTGAAATAGCTCAATGCTAGAGCATCGGCCTCAGAAGTCGAAGGCCTAGGGTTCAATACTCAGCTTCGCCAGGCaagtcttttcatttttgcacaCGTTTATTTGCCGAAgtaacgaaaaatggcaataTAAGCAAAAATCCTTTCTTCTCGACGCTCGTATCGACTACGTATccagaattcttaattttCTGAAGTAGTAGTGGGCGCAGGCTGGCTtgttcgaatgatgttatgtattaaggtcttttcctgtaacctaaagcaaacatatagatattttatcataaaatacagtttcaATGAATGGCTTACCAGGAGAATGACTTCACCACAATTGTTAAAGCCTTCCCCACAGACAATGCCCTTCATCAGTTCCTTTTCAttgcatgtcacagcttccagaATGTATTGTTCATGCAGCTTTCCATCTTCAATCAATTCATTGAATAGTTTCTGCAgtctttcgaggtgtggccagcttcatgacactaaGGGTAAAACAATGGAGGTAAGTTTGAATACATATTTCCATACTTTTACCTTACTTTGTTACTCCACTACCACCACCCCATCAGGCTTGTGGACACTCACTGGTAAACTACCCCTCTTGTCCACACTGTTGAATaaaaccatattaaagtaaGCAAACTTAAAAGGCAAGAAAACACTAACCTTGTGACAAATCCGATTGCCGATTCCGCCATCACCACCACCTCCTTTCCACCACATTCCCTGTAAACATGACTATCTTCTCCACACTACAAGAGGCATTCAGAATTAATTCAGGAAATATTCCTATTACGCGTTTacgtatggcaatccgttttacattaaaaaaaaaaaaaaaaaatggcggaaaaaaaaaatcgcgaaaaaaaaatcgcacttttttctttttttccgacacgtagccatctaccgctcagactcattattactggcgtaggcaatttcagtccattggatgccattcgcagtttgttcagtagcgtggatggagaataacgcgtggctggaggaacaattgaaaaatggataagataatacaacaaaaggatggtaagtataaagattattatattggttttcaattattaattattgtttattagatcaaattatgaagctgcaggcccaattattggaacaacacaaaatattagataacagcaatgctaaggatggtaaggcctaatacgtaatgattctatttatttgcttttattcatttgtgttttgtagctcaaattttgagtctacaaggtcaggtaggggaaaagaacaaattggaacggaacagtttccaaacagtgaaggaggtttttccaaactcatccctaactgaacatgaggatgaattggcattaggtgaacacagtcaggtacctaaacttttcaaataagaattcaaaataagtatagaattttaacaaacaattatttattgtttagttattcagtctaccacctgacagtgtgttgaagttaaattctgttagtgctgcactaaaagaattgttagtaataagtccatgcagcgaagtaagtgaacaattgtgggaccgtatttgggctgaaaatgggtgtggtacggaaacccagaaatagcacgagttcaacataaaacatgaattaggtacttttcggttttttgtctatcgaaaaagtatttttaatgctattattttgcattcacagaattttagtgggggatcaagtcaagtctggaagtgttacaggatggaaaagtgagcctacagttgaaaaacactgaaagtgcattaccattaaggtatgaggtaaagtaatagagtatgcaaattgtctaatgagaagtaccatcttgtgtgaatgaatcctgtgtaacaacaatcctttatagttctgtcacagctagaaacctcaaataattctgcttctctgtctaaagaacaacttgtcctttacgttcagagtgttggtgaagctgggtacttaaatggccctaaagatgttttaattttgctgccattgcagagatgaacatcatacatggactctttaggtatgaaaggatttttcttcaaataattttgaatttatgacgaagaatttctcctcctttttgccaaccaggtctaatctaccaaaacaaattttatccaataggaaaggattttcatgtactgggaacacaactatcaacaatgcaacattgtacaggtgctagtttatcaatcaagagccttatacaatgatgttaatctgcaatttgtatgtccttccccaagcttccaccagaagttgaatctatgagtcatgtaagttacatgatcaacagttgatatgtttaacggtgttgtttttcttttctcaatataggttaatagtaacattggatctgaaaaaattcttggttggggcaagacactgaataaattgtattgattggatggatgacatgacatttctatacttaattcggattccccagacggtatttgatatttaaaaaattgaagtgcatatctgggctcccttcttttctgaagccccgtttccccttgactcgtaataagcccgtagggggtcatgcccctactgtacggtatatataaaaacaacatataccgaggtttggagggctctggccggaaaggggacgtggggtgccgcttagtccgatgatgtgttcacggagggcgatgtggctacccacaaatccgaactaaaggttaatcgctcctgtaaaaatgttccaaatcttcagctcttcttccggcttctcttagccaatcaccgggtaatctccccggtgggtcaacaaggcagtgtctccccctgcctgggttgacggcaacttttgaaagggctattgtgcctttttaaagttgcaaaaataattgtaatgtgcagagaattgtcaataaattttttttataaaatattttatccaaaatttgtttctttcattgtctgtgttagctgtgttcacacattacatttatcatttttttaaatttaggttGCTAATTTTATCCTTATTGTTTTCAACCTTCCAATCCATATTACTAcactgggatttgaaccacagactTCTTGTTTCACAGGCCAGTATGCTACTGTTATGGTATAGCCGTTCT
This genomic stretch from Daphnia carinata strain CSIRO-1 chromosome 4, CSIRO_AGI_Dcar_HiC_V3, whole genome shotgun sequence harbors:
- the LOC130694949 gene encoding uncharacterized protein LOC130694949, whose product is MDKIIQQKDDQIMKLQAQLLEQHKILDNSNAKDAQILSLQGQVGEKNKLERNSFQTVKEVFPNSSLTEHEDELALGEHSQLFSLPPDSVLKLNSVSAALKELLVISPCSEVSEQLWDRIWAENGCGTETQK